Part of the Ignavibacterium album JCM 16511 genome, TCTTCAACATGATCAATCTCTCCTACCGGCGGCATTTCAGCCGGATTATCTACGATAATCTTTTCACCTTTCTTTGTGTAAACAATGTATTCGACATTTGGTAGAGTAGTGATAATTGATTGATTGTATTCACGAAGCAATCGTTCCTGAACAATCTCCATATGAAGCAATCCAAGAAAGCCGCAACGAAAACCAAATCCAAGAGCAGCGGAAGTTTCAGGTTGATAAACCAAAGCCGAATCATTCAATCTGAATTTTTCAAGCGCATCTCTTAAATCTTCAAAATCGTCTGATGAAGTTGGATAAAGTCCACTATAAACCATTGGTTTAACTTCTTTATATCCTGGCAGAGGTTCTGCAGCACCATTTTTAGCGTGAGTGACTGTATCACCAACTTTGGTGTCGTGAACATCTTTAACACCCGCAATCAGATAACCAACATCACCTGCAGTAAGTTGATCTGTTTTAATTCGCTTCAGTCCGAGTACGCCAATTTCTTCTGCATCAAATTCTTTATTTACTTTAAAGAACTTAATTCGCTCTCCGGTTTTCAAAGTTCCATTAACAACACGAATGTAAGCTATTGCACCACGATAAGAATCGAACAGAGAATCAAATATTAGTGCCTGCAAAGGAGCATCAGGATCGCCGGTTGGAGGCGGAACTTTGCTAACTATTGTTTCAAGTAATTCTTCTATTCCAATTTTTGCTTTTGCACTTACGAGATGAATATCTTCCTTTTTACAACCGAGCAAATCAATTATCTGTTGGGAAACTCTGTCAATCTCAGCACTTGGCAAATCAATTTTATTTATGACAGGAATTATCTCTAATCCTGCTTCAATTGCTAAATAAAGATTACTTATCGTCTGAGCTTCTACACCCTGAGCAGCATCAACAACAAGAATTGCGCCTTCGCAGGCAGCAAGTGATCTTGATACTTCATAAGTGAAATCAACATGTCCGGGAGTATCAATCAGATTAAGAACATAATCCTGACCATCTTTAGCACGATAGTGCATTTGAATAGCATGAGATTTTATTGTTATTCCGCGTTCGCGTTCTAGTTCAAGATCATCTAAAATCTGATCTTTCGCTTCCCTTTCGGAAACTACACCGGTTTTTTCAAGCAGGCAATCTGCAATTGTTGATTTACCGTGATCAATATGAGCTATTATGCAAAAATTTCTGATGTTGTTCATCGTTTCCCTTAAATTCAATGCAAATATAATGATAAAATGAGAACCAAGATAAGACTGAAGATTAGTATCAACATTCAGTTTTTAGTTGAGCTGTGCTTTAATATTGTATCGTATATAATACCCTCTCTTAAAGCATATTCGGAAAGTGTGATATTTTTTATTTCAAATAAATCGAAAACTGTTTTCAGAATAATTATTCCTGCCGGAATTATATCTGCGCGCTTTAATTCCATTCCCGGCAATGAGATTCTTTCAGCAGGAGTTTTGCGTCTTATAATTTCTTTATAAACAAAATTCAGTTCATCAGAAGTGAATGTTATTTTGTTGATTGATTTTTTCTTCGGCTTATTGAATAATTCCTGCACAAGGATTGCTGAAGCTACAATTGTTCCTGATGCGCCAATTACCTGATCAATTTTCTTTTCACTAATTAAATATTTGATATAACTGATTTGCGCTTCCACATAAGAATGACAAGCCTCAACCGAATCTTTTTTCAGAATAAAATCCGGAAAAAATTTTTTACTAAGGCGAACGGCTCCGATCTTTACACTTTCGGTGATAACAGGATTTCCTTTTTCAGCATAAATAAATTCAGAACTACCACCGCCTATATCAATGCATAAAACATTTTTCTGTTCCACATCAATAGCACTTTTAATTCCATAGAAAATAAGTTTTGCTTCCGTTCTTCCGTCAACAACTTCAATATCAATCCCAATCTTATCTCTGACTGCTTTAACAAACTTATCTTTATTCTCTGCTTCACGAACTGCACTTGTTGCAACAGCTCTGATTGAAGCTCCGTAATGTTCAGCAAGCATCTTATAATTTTTCAATATATCAATCGCTTTTTCGATTTCGCCTTCGGATATTACCGAAAGGTCTTCGCCTTTATGCGAACCAAGACGAATAACTTCTCTTTGCTTATCAAGAAGTTTGAAAGTATTGTCATTCTGAATTTCAACTATTACAAGATGGAAAGAATTCGTACCAATGTCGATTGCAGCAATTTTGTTATTAGTTTTCATCTTTGGTTCTGTTTTTAATAATTTGGCTTGCAAGTTCATAAACATCCTGAACTGTTATATCATCGATTAGTTCTGTTTTACGAATAAAAAATTTATTAGCTCCAATGGGTGCCCAATTGTATGGGTTGGTTGGACCAAATAAAGAAATCTGCGGAGTTTTAGTCGAACCTGCGATGTGCATTGTTCCTGTATCATTTGTGATAAATAAATCTGCTAAAGAAATCAATGCAGCTACCTGAGTGATTTCCATATTCTTGAAAACAGGTAGTTCAACTAAAGATTTTGATTTCACATAATTCAATTCTTCATTATCAGCGTCACTTCCTGTCAGAAAGAAAGTACAATTAAAATTCTGATTCAGAAGTTCAATCAGTTCAACATATTTCTGTAATGACCATCTGTTTTGCGGTTTACCAGCACCAACATGAAGTCCTATAACGAGTGATGAATTTTCTTTTTTAATTTCACTCAAAAATTTTTTTGCTACAGAGATGTCATTATCATCAAAATTAATTTCTGAGGTAAAGTCATTTGTATCTATTCCAAATGGTCTTACTAAATCAAGAATTCTTTCTGCAACATGCGAATCGGGATGTTTTCTCCAGTCAATATTTATTCGTCTGTCAAAAAAGTACTGACTGTCGTTTATTTTGCCGTCAAGTGATTTAGGTCCGACTCTTATTTTCGAATTTGAAATTCTTGCGAGAAGATTACTCGTGAAAGATATCGAAACTGTAACAGGTACAAATACTGCATCATATTTTCTTCTTAACAACTTAATTAATCTTATCAGATAAAAGGGATTAAAAAGTTTTGTTTTATCAAACACAAAATGTTCATCGATGAATCGGTTTTTCAATAAACCTTTAAAGTTTTCTTTGCTTAGAATGATCGTGAGTGAAGCATCAGGAAATTTTTCTTTAATTGCACGAAGAAGAGATATTCCGGCAAGTAAATCTCCAAGCTGATTGTGTTGTCTTACAATCAATATTTTTTTTATTTGAGTCAGTTCGGTCGAATTTTTTTCAGGAACTTCGAGAAGTTTTCTAAGAGATGCAATAATCAGGTCAGATAAAAAATTTTCCTTTGCCATTCATTTATTTTTTTCTTTATCGTTCTTTATTTCGGTGTACTTTGCTTCCTCGACATCTTCATACTTTGATTTAACTCTTTTCCGTTCGTGCACTTTTGTTTTAACATCGCTTGATGTATAACCTTTGATAAAGTTTCTTACAATTCTGTAAACAAGAAAGAACAACAAAAGTAATAGCAATAACCTTAACATTATAAAACTCTCCTTGTTTCAGGATTAAAGTATTCAATCAATCCTCTGTCTTCTCTGAAAATCTGCCGGAATAATTCTTCAAAGTCATTTTCATTATTTACAAAATCTATTTCAGTTGAGTTGACTATGAGAAGCGGAGTTGAATTATAACGGAAGAAAAAATGATTGTAAGCATCACTCAATTCTTCTATGTAACTTCTTGTCAGATTTTTTTCAACTGCTCTGCCGCGTTTTTTAATGTTGAACATCAAACGATCAATACTTGATTGAAGAAAAACAACTAAATCCGGTTTACGAAGAGTGCGGGCAAGCAAAGGATAAAGTGATTCGTATAATTTTAATTCATCGCCTGTTAGATTGAGATAAGCGAATATTCTGTCTTTTTCAAAAATGTAATCTGAAACAATGTAATTTAAAAATAAATCCTCCTGAATAAGTTCTTCCTGTTGCTTAAATCGGTTTATGAGAAAAAACATCTGAGTTTGAAAAGCATATCTTCTTCTGTCATTATAGAATTTTTCGAGAAAAGGATTTGTTTCAAACTGTTCGAGAACAATTCTTGCATCAAGTCGAGCTTTTAGTTTTTTTGCAAGAGCAGTTTTACCAGCTCCAATTACACCTTCAACGGCAATGTACCGAAGTTCAGAGTTGTTATCCAATCTCTTTCTCCTCTTTTAAAATTTTTTCATCAATCTTTGAAATAATTGTTCTGTCTTTAATCTTATTTAATAATTGATCAGCTGTCAGTTTGTAAACCGGGTGAATAACTTTTCTGTCAATTTCTGCTAATGGTAAAAGCACAAAATCCCTTAAATGCATTTCCTTATGCGGCAAAGTTAAAACATCATCAGATAAAATTAAATTGTTGAACAAAAGAATATCAAGATCAATTTCACGCGGTCCCCAATGTGCTCTGTGAATTCTTCCAAGCATCAGTTCAAACTTTTTCAGCAATTCAAAAAGTTTAAAAGGAGTTAAGTTCGTTTGAATTTTAATTACTGCATTATAAAAGTTCTGCTGATTGTGATTCCCGAAAGGTAAAGATTCATATACAGATGAAACCGCAAGTAGCTGAATTCCTTCTGTCTCGTTAATCAGATTTACTGCTTTCCTTATATTCTCAATTCTGTTTCCTAAATTGGAACCAATGCCAATAAAAGCTGTATGTTGTTCGTGAGACATTATAAATCTTTTCTTTCTTTTATAACTTCAACTTCAACACAGTCAACAACGCCTCCGAGCGGAGGATTGTTTTTACGAATTCTTACAGCAACTTTGTTTATTGTCTGAAAGTTAATCAATAGTTCATCTGCAATTCTTATTGCCAGCGATTCAATCAGATAATATTTTTGTTCGAGAGCCATTCGGTATAAAAACTTATAGACTTTGTGATAGTCTATTGTTTCGTGTAATGAATCTTTCTTTGCCGCACTTGAAAAATCAGTGTAGATATCAACATCAGCTTCAAATTTACCACCAACACTTTGTTCTTCACTGCGAACTCCGTGATAGCCATAAAATGTCGCTTTCTTTATCCGGATAATATTTTCCATAAGAATCCTTTTTCGACAGTACAAAGTTAAGAAATCTGTTTACAACAATTATCTAAATTTTTATTTCTTTTACTTTCTGAAAAGCAATTCCGTAAAGATTTGCAATCAAAAGACCAATAAGAACGAACGCAGACCCAATCAGATGTTGAGTAGTGAGAACTTCATTGTAAAAAATCCATCCAAGAATTAATGCAACAACAGGAGTAATGAACGCGATCAGAGAGAGAATTACTACATTGATTTTTTTCATCAACCAATAAAATGCTGTAAATGTAACAACACTTCCGAACAAGGCAAGATAAAGAACTGCAAAGATTCCCGCCTCGTGTAAAGAAATGCTTGATGTATTCTCTGCAAACAAACCAATCAGTGTTCCGGAAATTCCTGCAATCAACATTGGAATAAAATTCATTGAAAGTGGATTAAGATGTCTACCATATTTTTTAAGTGTTACTGCAATGTATGCCTGCATTATTCCACTTAACATAACTGCAAACATCCCTAGCAGATAATCAGAAATTGTAAAGGAAAATGAATCAGAAAAAATGACTACTATTCCTGCAAAACCAAATATCATTCCAATTGTTTTTCCAATTCCGATTTTTTCATTTGGAATCATGAAGAAAGAAAAAATTGCTACAAAGAAAGGATAAACTCCAAATAATACTGCAGCAAGTCCTGAAGGCACAAACTGCTCAGCCCAATAAACCAGTCCGAATGGAATTACAAATGATAGAAATCCCATTTGAAGATAAAGTTTTACAGACAGTTTATCTTTCTGAAGTGAAATACCTTTTAATCGCATAACAATAAAAATTGCGACCGAGGCGATTAAAAATCGTAAGCCGCCAGAAAGAAAAGGAGTAAAGGATTCCAGACTAATTCTTATTGCAAGCCAGGTTGAGCCCCAAATAAAACATAGCAATAGATATGTGAAGATTATTTTAAATGTTTCTCTTGTCATTTTTTTATAGCTATCAATCCTAATGATCTTCCGGATTTTATTCCATCTCTTCTGTATGAATGGAGCAGTTCACTGTATTCATAAGTACATAAATTTGATTTCTGAATATGTGAAATGGGAATGCCTCTGTTTATAAGCATGTCGTAATTAGCTCCGGCAACATCAAGAAAGAATTTGTTATTAATTAACTTCAAATATTTCCCATCAAATTGTTCGGCAACTTCTTTTCCAACTTCGTAATTTGCCTGAGAAATTGAAGGACCGATATAAACAAATAAATGTTCAGGTTTACAATTAAAATCGTTAAGCATAATCTGCAAAGTTTTATCAACAATTTTTTCTTTAGTACCACGCCAACCGGAATGAATGGCAGCAATTACTTTTAGCTTGAAATCATAAATATAAACCGATGTACAGTCAGCAGCAGAGATTACCAATCCAAGATTAGTTTTTTCAGTTATCATTGCATCACTTTCACCACAAACACTAGCTGAATCAACCACAGTTACTATATCGGAATGAATCTGTCTTGGCAATGAAATGTTATCAGAAGTTAATCCAAAGTAATTAAAAAATGCTATTCTGTTCTCATTTACTGATTTTTCATCATCACCAACTGAATGGGATAAATTGAAAAAGTATGGTGCTTTTCTGTTTAACCCAATTTTGGTGCTAAATCCGCAGACTATTTCAGGAAATCTGTTGAAGATATATGGTTTTATGATGAACAATCTGAATCTTTCAAAAAATTGTGAGCAAATTTAACTGAAATCATGTTCTTCTTAAACTTTATGATAAGTCAAAGTAATGAATAATTGAGTGAAATTTTAAATAGTGTTATATTAAGCCACCAATTTTCAGAATAAAGGAAAACGAATTGAAAATATTAGTCTCCAACGATGATGGAATTGACTCAGCCGGAATTCAGGCCCTTGTAAAATCATTAAGAGAAATTGCCGATGTAACTGTTGTTGCTCCACATCAGGAACAAAGCGCTGTTGGACATGCAATCACAATGCAAACACCACTGCGGGTTTTCGAATATCATAAAGATGGAAAATTTTTTGGCTATGCTATTGATGGAACTCCTGCCGATTGTGTTAAAATCGGAATTAGAAATCTGATGACCGAACCACCAGATTTGATGGTATCAGGAATTAATCACGGTTCAAACACAGCAATCAACATTATTTATTCAGGAACTGTTTCAGCAGCAAGAGAAGCTGCAATTATGGATGTACCTTCAATTGCTATTTCAGTTACAAGTCATTCCGTTAAAGATTTTTCATTTGCTGCAAAGGTTGCCAAAATACTTGCGCTCGAAGTTCATCAAAAAGGATTGCCAAAAGGTACAATGCTTAATGTTAATGTTCCCAACCTTCCTGAAGAAGAGATTGCAGGAATTCTTTTGACCAAACAAGGTAAATCTAAGTGGGATGATATTTATGAAAAGAGGGTTGACCCTTATGGAAGAAATTATTATTGGCTTACAGGCAATCTTGTTGAAGTAGATCATTCGCTTGAATACGATCAGGCAGCGATAAGAAATAATTATGTTTCCGTAACTCCAATTCATTTTGATCTGACTGATTACAAAACTTTCGAAGAAATGAAACAATGGAAAATTGAAAATCTGTTGAATGCCAAAGCTTATCGAGATATTTCAAATTGATGCTTTTACAGCTGAACCATTTACTGGGAACTCAGCCGCAGTTGTGCTTAATGATTTCCTTTCAGAAAACGAAATGAAAAGTATTGCGGCTGAAATGAATCTTTCAGAAACTGCTTTTCTCTCTCACTCGAATGAAGCCGGCTTTAATTTAAGATGGTTTACTCCTAAAAATGAAGTTAATTTGTGCGGACACGCTACAATCGCTTCGATTCACTTTCTCTTCGAAAAAAATCTGATTGAAGAAAACTCACACATTACTTTTAAAACAAAATCAGGAATTATTAATGCCGGCATTTCTGCAAATAAGTACTGGATGCAGCTTCCCAAAATAAGTTTCGAAAAAATCACTGCAGAGCTGACAGATATTTTTTCTGCTTTTGGGATAAATTCATCACAAGTAAATAGAGAAATTTTTGTCGGAACAAACAAATACCTTTTTATTGGAGTTGATAATCTTCAAACTCTGTTTAATCTTGAAATTGATTTTAATAAACTTTCAAAAATTATTTCTTCACAAAATAAATTTTGTGATATAGCAATTTACACATTACAAACTTTGGAAGACGATTCATTAGCACATTTAAGATTTTTTGCTCCTGCAGAAGGAATTTTTGAAGATCCTGTAACTGGTTCCGCAGCAGGTCCTCTATTGTTGTTGCTTTATCAGCAAAATCTTATTAAAAATTTTTCAGACGATAGAATTTACAAAATGGAACAAGGAGACATTCTCAATAGAAAAGGTCGGATTGGAGTTTCATACAATCATAAAAGTGATGTTTTGAAAATTCACGGAAATGCTGTAACCATTCTTAAAGGAAATTTAATAATCTGATGTTCGGTTATGATAAAATAGAATTTAGTTTGTCTTTTAGCTGGATAATTTTTTCTCTGCTGATTCTTATTGCTCTCGCCTATTCAGTTTATGTTTATCGATTTACACTTCCGCCGGTTTCAAACCTGAAGAGATTTACACTGGCTTTAATCAGATTCTTAGCTCTCACTGTTTTGATTCTTGTTTTCTTCGAACCTGTTATTTCACTTGAAAAGAAAATAAAGGTTGAACCTCTCAACCTCGTATTTATTGATAACAGTAAGTCGATGCAAATTAATGACCGAACTCAGCGAATTGAAAAAACTATCTCACTTCTGAATGAACTGAGCAAATCAGATTTGAAAAATAATTTACTTTTTTATTCGTTTGGTTCAGGAATAAAACAGCTTGGCGAAAATAATTTTTCAGAATCACTTAACTTTAATGAAAGCTCTACAAATCTTAGTAAAATTTTTAATCCGGAATTATTCAAAGATAAAAACATTGCTTCAATTACTGTCATTTCGGATGGTGTAATTACCGAAGGAAGCACACCAACATATCAGGTAGAAAAACTTGGAAAGCCGGTTTTTACAGTAGCGATTGGTGACAGCAGCCGGAAAAAAGATGTTGCAATAAAAAATGTTTTATTCAATGAATATATTTATGCTGAAACGCCAACAACTATCTCAGCAACAATAATCAATAACGGATTTCCAGAGCAATCAATCACTGCTTCATTATATGAAGGAAATAATCTGATTGAACAACAACAAATTGTACTTGATAAGAGCGGAATAAATTCGGTTAACTTTAATTACATACCAAAAGAAAGTGGTGAAAAAAAACTTACTGTGAGAATCAATAATCTTGAAAACGAAACTTCTGCTGCAAACAATGTTTATCCTTTTTTTCTGAATGTCCGTAGCAACAAAATAAAAATCCTGATTATTGCAGGCAGTCCTTCGCCGGATTTAACTTTTATTAAAAATGCACTTCAAAGAGAAAATAATTTTCAGGTAAACACATTGACTGAAGCGAGCGGTTCTAACTTGCTTGAGATTAATCCCAATCAAAAAATTGATAGTGCAGATGTTCTTTTCCTTCTGGCTTTTCCCACAAGAGAAACATCACAGGAAATATTTAATAGGATTAAAGACAAAATTCTGAATAAGAACACACCATTCTTCCTGATGTTGAACAACTCGGTTGATTTAACAAAGTTGTTACAAATTTCAAGTCTGATGCCCGTTACAATTCAGAATTTCCGCGGTGATTATTTAGTTGCTCAACCTGATTTGAACACCGATGAAATAAACAATACGATAATCTCATCAAATATTAATTTAAGCGACTGGAATAATCTTCCTCCAATTCTTTATTCAGCAGGAACTATTACTTCAAAAGCGGAAAGCAAAGTGCTTAGCTTTATCAAAGTTGAAACGAACAGACTAAAGCAACCGCTGATTGTTTCAAGGAATCTTGCCTCCAAAAGAAGTTTATGTTTTATCGGAAAAGATTTTTGGAAATGGAAACTTCAAACTGCAACAAAGAATATCGGATTGTATGATAATCTGATAATAAATATTGCAAAGTGGTTAAGTGTCACTGATGAGCAAAAGCAATTCAAAGTTAGAACGATTAGGAAATTTTATTCGGCGGGTGATGATGTTGAGTTTGTTGCTGAACTATACGATGAAGCACTTAACCCATTGAATGATGCCGAAGTTGAAATTAAAATTAAATCATCTGACAACGAATTTGATTTACAGTTGAATTCAATAGGCAATGGATTGTATGAAGGAAAAATAAAGTTGATGAAACCTGGTGATTATAATTTTTTTGCTGAAGCAAAATTAAATCAAAAATCTTATAAAAAAGATTCGGGAAAATTCAATGTTGGTGATATTGATATTGAAATGATTGAACCGAGAATGAATTTTGAATTACTTAATGATCTTTCTTTCAGAACTGAAGGAAAAATTTTTATGCCCGATGAAGTTAATTCACTTCTGACAGAATTAAGAAAAAGTATTAATAAAGTTTCTGATGAGAAAATAGTTGAGTCACAATTTAAATTGTGGTCAAATGAATGGATGCTTGTAATTGCTGTTCTTCTATTTAGTCTTGAATGGTTTATCAGAAAACAATCAGGAATGCTTTAGTCTCTTATGCGAAAAGAAATCTTTAACAAGATATTTGATTTCTTCCTGCCGCGAATCTGTCCTGCCTGCAATCATAAACTGAATCCAACTGAAGAAATAATTTGTGACAATTGTTTCGATAAATTAAAACTAACTCCTGAATCACTAATTGCAGAAGAATATCATAAGAAATTTTCAATTAAAAAATATATAAGAGATTTTCATCCCGTTTTCATTTTTGAAAAGGATAGAGAAATTCAGCATATCATTCACGCATTAAAATATAACAGACGCTCTCATATTGGGATCTATTTTGGAAAAATTATTGGAAATCAGATAAAGGATAAACTTGATAATTGGGAAATTGATTTGATTATTCCTGTTCCTCTGCACAAAGTGAAGAAAGCTGAAAGAGGTTATAATCAATCAGAGTTTATTGCCAGAGGAATATCAGCTCAGACAGGAATTCGGTGGAACAAAAAAATTATAAGCAGAAAAAAATATACTGAAACACAAACTCATCTTACTGCAGAAGAACGCCAGTCAAATGTTAAAGATGCTTTCAAGCTAAAAGATAAGAATGCAGTTGATGGTAAAAATATTTTGCTCGTTGATGATGTTATCACAACTGGTTCAACAATATCTGAGTGTGCACATCAGTTAATTCTTGCAGGTGCAAAAGAAATTTATGCAACTTCAATCGCTATAGCTGAATAAATCACATTTGTTCGGGTGCAGAAACTCCTAAAATGCTCAGACCATTCTTGATTACTATTTTAACAGCGTTAACTAATGCCAAGCGGGCTTCAGCTACATTCTTTTCTGAACCAAGTATTCTTCTGAATGTATAAAATTTATGGAACAGAGTTGCAAGTTCTTCGAGATAAGTACAGATTCTATGAGTTTCAAAATTTTCTGCTGCATACAGAACTTCTTCTTTGAATAAATTCAACTTTTTCAGAAGCAGAACTTCTTCAGGTGAATTGAGTAAATGCAGATTATTATAATCCGGCTGAAGATTTTCTTTCGCAACAGTTCTGATAATTGAACAAATCCTTGCGTGTGCATATTGAAGATAAAAAACCGGATTTTCATCAGATTGTTTTTTTGCAAGTGTAAGATCAAAATTCATATGAGAAGTAATATTCCTCATATTGAAAAAATATCTTACAACATCTTTTCCAACTTCGTCTACAAGTTCATCTAAAGTTATATAATTCGCTTTTCGGGTTGACATCTTTACAATTTCACCATCTTTGATAATAGTAACAAACTGATGAATCAGAACTTTGACTTTGTTAATATCATAACCAAGCGATTGAAGTCCTGCTAAAACATCCGGATATGTTGCATTGTGATCTGAACCGAATAAATCAACAATCAAATCATAACCGCGTTGGAATTTAGTGATATGATAAGCAATATCCGGTAATCTGTAAGTCGGCTCACCAGTTGATTTAACAATAACTTTATCCTGTTCTTTTCCCAACTCAGTGAGTTTTAGCCATACAGCACCATCTTTTTCATAAGATAAATTTTTCTCTTTAAATTTTTTCAGAAGGTCATCAATCTTACCTTCTTCATAAAGAGAATTTTCATTAAAAAATATTTTATGAATGATATTAAGATTATTCAAAGATTTTTTTATGTCTTTAAAGATTTCCCTTTCAGCAGTTTGTTTGAAGATTCCTTCGGCATCTTCATTCTTCAGTTTAGCGCCATATTCATCCAATAACATTCTGGCAATATCTTTAATGTATTCACCCTGATAATAATCTTCCGGGAATTCAATCTGCTCACCGAGTAATTCAAGGTAACGCAGTCTCACTGAATCGCCAAGCACACGCATCTGTCTGCCGGCATTATTAAAATAGTATTCACGATCAACTTCAAATCCAATCCATTCAAGCAAATTAGCAATCGTATCACCAACAACTGCATTTCTGCCGTGACCAACTGTTAAGGGTCCGGTTGGATTAGCTGAGACAAATTCCACATTTGCCTTTTTACCTTTGAATTTATCAGAGCGACCAAAGTTTTCATTTTCTGACACTATCTCTGAAATAATTTTTGAAAAGAAAACCGGATTGAAAAAGAAATTTATAAATCCGGGACCAGCAATTTCTACTTTCAAAATTATGTTTGAATCAATCTCCAATGAATTTATAATAAGCTGTGCAATTTCTCTGGGATTTTTTTTCAACTTCTTTGATAAAAGCATTGCAGCGTTAGAGGATAAATCACCATGCTCTTCTGATTTGGGAATATCAAACTGAAGAGAAATTTCTTTCAGTTCAGGAATCTTTACTGCTGCCTGATTAAAAAGATATTGTAAATATTCTTTCAACTTTTACTACTCTTTCTTCTGGTTGTGGTTCTGGTTTTTGTGGATGAAGTTTCTTTAATCTTAACTTCCTTTTGTGGTTCAGCTTTTTTAAGTGCAGGATCTTCAACAACCCAGCCTGGAGCATCGCCCCAAAGTTTTTCAAGATTATAAAACTCTCTTGCTTCTTTGCGAAAAACATGCACAACAACATCAACATAATCAAGTAAGACCCATTGTAATGCGGTATAACCTTCTTTGTGCCAGCATTTAATTCCTTCATCACGAAGTTTATCATCAATTTCATCTGCAATTGCTTTAACCTGTGTATCCGAATCGGCCGAGCATATTACGAAATAATCAGCAAATGAAGCGAGGTTTTTTAAATCAATAATCTTAACATCATAACCTTTTTTATTAAAAACGAGATTTGCAATTTTTTCTGCGAATAATTTTGAATCCAAGTTTTCTCCTTAATGATTTAAT contains:
- the pgeF gene encoding peptidoglycan editing factor PgeF, producing MFIIKPYIFNRFPEIVCGFSTKIGLNRKAPYFFNLSHSVGDDEKSVNENRIAFFNYFGLTSDNISLPRQIHSDIVTVVDSASVCGESDAMITEKTNLGLVISAADCTSVYIYDFKLKVIAAIHSGWRGTKEKIVDKTLQIMLNDFNCKPEHLFVYIGPSISQANYEVGKEVAEQFDGKYLKLINNKFFLDVAGANYDMLINRGIPISHIQKSNLCTYEYSELLHSYRRDGIKSGRSLGLIAIKK
- the surE gene encoding 5'/3'-nucleotidase SurE; this translates as MKILVSNDDGIDSAGIQALVKSLREIADVTVVAPHQEQSAVGHAITMQTPLRVFEYHKDGKFFGYAIDGTPADCVKIGIRNLMTEPPDLMVSGINHGSNTAINIIYSGTVSAAREAAIMDVPSIAISVTSHSVKDFSFAAKVAKILALEVHQKGLPKGTMLNVNVPNLPEEEIAGILLTKQGKSKWDDIYEKRVDPYGRNYYWLTGNLVEVDHSLEYDQAAIRNNYVSVTPIHFDLTDYKTFEEMKQWKIENLLNAKAYRDISN
- a CDS encoding PhzF family phenazine biosynthesis protein, translated to MPKLIEIFQIDAFTAEPFTGNSAAVVLNDFLSENEMKSIAAEMNLSETAFLSHSNEAGFNLRWFTPKNEVNLCGHATIASIHFLFEKNLIEENSHITFKTKSGIINAGISANKYWMQLPKISFEKITAELTDIFSAFGINSSQVNREIFVGTNKYLFIGVDNLQTLFNLEIDFNKLSKIISSQNKFCDIAIYTLQTLEDDSLAHLRFFAPAEGIFEDPVTGSAAGPLLLLLYQQNLIKNFSDDRIYKMEQGDILNRKGRIGVSYNHKSDVLKIHGNAVTILKGNLII
- a CDS encoding ComF family protein; this encodes MRKEIFNKIFDFFLPRICPACNHKLNPTEEIICDNCFDKLKLTPESLIAEEYHKKFSIKKYIRDFHPVFIFEKDREIQHIIHALKYNRRSHIGIYFGKIIGNQIKDKLDNWEIDLIIPVPLHKVKKAERGYNQSEFIARGISAQTGIRWNKKIISRKKYTETQTHLTAEERQSNVKDAFKLKDKNAVDGKNILLVDDVITTGSTISECAHQLILAGAKEIYATSIAIAE
- the argS gene encoding arginine--tRNA ligase, which produces MKEYLQYLFNQAAVKIPELKEISLQFDIPKSEEHGDLSSNAAMLLSKKLKKNPREIAQLIINSLEIDSNIILKVEIAGPGFINFFFNPVFFSKIISEIVSENENFGRSDKFKGKKANVEFVSANPTGPLTVGHGRNAVVGDTIANLLEWIGFEVDREYYFNNAGRQMRVLGDSVRLRYLELLGEQIEFPEDYYQGEYIKDIARMLLDEYGAKLKNEDAEGIFKQTAEREIFKDIKKSLNNLNIIHKIFFNENSLYEEGKIDDLLKKFKEKNLSYEKDGAVWLKLTELGKEQDKVIVKSTGEPTYRLPDIAYHITKFQRGYDLIVDLFGSDHNATYPDVLAGLQSLGYDINKVKVLIHQFVTIIKDGEIVKMSTRKANYITLDELVDEVGKDVVRYFFNMRNITSHMNFDLTLAKKQSDENPVFYLQYAHARICSIIRTVAKENLQPDYNNLHLLNSPEEVLLLKKLNLFKEEVLYAAENFETHRICTYLEELATLFHKFYTFRRILGSEKNVAEARLALVNAVKIVIKNGLSILGVSAPEQM
- the rsfS gene encoding ribosome silencing factor, whose protein sequence is MDSKLFAEKIANLVFNKKGYDVKIIDLKNLASFADYFVICSADSDTQVKAIADEIDDKLRDEGIKCWHKEGYTALQWVLLDYVDVVVHVFRKEAREFYNLEKLWGDAPGWVVEDPALKKAEPQKEVKIKETSSTKTRTTTRRKSSKS